CGTCGCGTGGTCTTCGGCAAGGTGACCCACTCTCAcctcttttatttctgtttgtGGCGGATGGTTTGTCTACTATTTTGAAGAACAAGGTGGCTATGGGTGTAATCACTCCTGTGAAAGTTTGTAGGAGAGCTCTGGGTGTATCCCACTTATTATTTGCTGATGATTCATTGCTATTCTTCGAGGCCTCAAGGGCCCAGGCCGATAATGTGAAAGCAGCCTTGATGATTTATGGTGCGGCTACAGGTCAAAACCTAAACTATAACAAGTATTCCTTATTCTTTGGTGGTGTCTGTCCTAAAGTAGCTCAGGCTCAAGTTCGTGATGCTTTGAATGTCACTAGCACGGTGTTTGAGGAAAAATACCTTGGCCTGCCGACCCTGGAGGGCCGTATGTCCAAGGGCAAGTTCCAAAATCTACAAGCAAGGTTGACAAAACGCCTCATCCAGTGGGGTGACGGTCTGCTAGCTCAACCGGGCCGCGAGGTGTTAATCAAATCAGTAGCACAGTCCTTACCTACTTATATTATGGGTGTTTTCAAACTCCCATATTCGGTTTGTGACGACCTTACAAGAATGGTGAGGAATTTTTATTGGGGATCAGCGGATGGTAAGCGTAAAGTGCATTGGAAGGGGTGGGATCATCTACTCCAACCCAAAGACAGAGGTGGTGTTGGCTTTCGGGATTTCCGGATGTTTAATCAAGCTTTGCTAGCTTGTCAAGCATGGCGATTACTAACAAAACCGGAAAGCATGTGTGCTCAGGTGCTTAGAGCGAAGTACTATCCTTATGGCAAGTTGGAGGATATGGTTTTCACAGGTAATGCATCCTCATCTTGGCAAGCTATCAGCCATGGTCTTGATCTGTTGTAAAAAGGGCTGATATGGAGGGTGGGAAATGGAAGGAGCATTCGGATTTGGAGGGACAATTGGATACCAGGGCCGTTTTCGTACAAACCTATTTCCCTACAGGGCCGATGCCGCATTCGTTTTGTTTCTGACCTTCTTAATCCCAATGGGTCTTGGAAGGTAGATTTATTGCAGCTGCATTTTTTGAATGCAGATGTGATTGAGATAATGAAAATACGGGCGTCTCCTAGGTTGGACGAGGACGTGATCGCTTGGGGGCCGAGTAAAAATGGAATTTTTTCAGTCAAGTCAGCTTATCAGGTTGCTTTTCATGAAGTTCATGGTGCAAATTTGGCTTCTAGCAGTActtcgagctctggggggagaaGCTGCTGGAAACTTATTTGGAAGAGTAATGTGCCGCCGACGATCCACAACTTTGCTTGGCGAATGGCGACGGATGCCCTCCCAACATGGAAGAACAAGAACAAAATTGGTTTGGAAACGATAAGTGGCTGCCCGGTGTGTGGAACGGAGGTAGAAGATAATTTCCACCCGTTCTTAAGGTGCCAACGAGGTCGAGATTTGTACAGAGAAATGTCTAACGTATGGAAACTGCCAGCAATGGATTCCTTCGTGAACACTGGTAAGGAATGGCTCCTTCATGCGCTCGACCAATTATGTGATATTAATCGTACTAAAGTGTTGCTCATCTTCTGGAGGAGTTGGTATGTGCGTAATGAAATTGTGCATCACAAGCCAGCGCCGGTCATGGAGTCCTCGGTGAGCTTTTTGAGGAGATATCTGGATGAGTTAATTGGCATCAAGTTAAATTCGGAGATGGATCCAACGAAAGGAAAGGGATATATATCTTTTGATCAGCATGTTGGGGCAGCGTTCACACCACCACAACAAGCGATATCTAAAGCTAGATGGGTACCGCCTGCTAATGGCTGGGTCAAATTGAATGCTGATGGCTTGTTTGTAGCAAGCGATGATGCTGGTGCTGGTATGATTCTTCGAGACAATGAGGGCAAGATCATCTTCTCGGCATGTAGATCACTATTTTCTTGCAGAGATCCACTAGAAGCTGAGCTATGTGGGATCATGGAAGGATTATCACTTGCCATACAAAGATCTGATTTGCCTGTTGCAATTGAATCTGATTCAAGCATGTCAGTATCCTTGATATCTTCTGGGGaggttgatcgttcagtttatgcCTCCTTGGTAAATGAAATTAGACTTTTCTTTCGTCTTAGACAAACTTGTATTACTCATGTATCGCATGCCCAAAACAAAGCTAGTGATAGTTTAGCTAGGTTTGCTCGAGTTGAGGGGCGAACTATGACTTGGCTAGGGTCTGGGCCAGAGGAAGTCTTGAGTATTTCCCTTGATGATTGTAAGGACATTGTCATTTGAGTAATACAAGTGTTCCCGAGAAAAAAAACAACTAGTGGCTCCCTTGAAATAGAAGAACGTCTTTCCTCGTGCATTGTGCACAACTGGCCCATATGCCGATTTGATTTAGCTCACCCAGCCCGACATGCGCCTTGCCCCGCCGCGCGCCCCAGCTGGGCCCTCAGTACTAGTCGTAATTCTTCCTCtctctcaaaaaaaaaactaGTCGTAATTATCATATTCTGTTGTTGATTTGACTAGTCGTACCTTTGATCTAGCGATAGATTCCCGGCCGCGATTCGATTCTTTATTCTCTTGTGATCTTCTCCCGCTCCGGCAGGTAGTTGACAGTTGAGTAGAGTAGTTGCAACAGGTAGTTAAAACTAGATAGATCCCTGATTCTCTCGCAGGTTGGTTGCAAGAGGAGCCACTATAAGTAGAGCCTACGTCCTACCACATCTCCTGAGAAACCCAACCCAACCCAACGAGAGCTAATATCCATCCTTGCAGCTAACCGATCAGATCATGGCCATGGGGACTAGGCGCGCCGCTCTCTGCTTTCTTCTGCTAGTCGCCGTCTTCTTACAAGGCAACCCTACATTGGTTTCAGCGGACGGTTCGtaatctctccctctctctctgcgCCATTCTTGCGCTGGTTTTAAATTGGAATTTAATGTGATGAGAAAGATTATACTACTACTCCAAGTTACTCGCTGATCTAGTACGTATCATCTGTGAACTTCAGAGGAGTGCAAGTACAGGATTCCGTACGTACCCTTCTGCAAGGGGTGGAGCTGCAAGGTGGAGTGCTGGCTGGAGGCCAAGCTCTTCCGCGCCCGTCTACAGGAGCACAAGTGCATCAGGGGCGGCATCAAGGGCGCCTGCTACTGCCTCTTCTGCGGGAAGCACCTCCAATGAAATacatacatcatccatccatcaTTTGCTCGCTCGCTCGTCCAGTAGGCATTACCACTAGTTATTTATCTCAAACGTTCCTCATCCACGTTCGCTTATCCAGCCGAAGCCAATAATTCCTTTTCTCATAAACGAATTGCGACTAGTTTATATATTaaggtagcagcagcagcagctctaGCACGTAGGAGCTTCAGATGTAGTTAGTCTCAGTTTGGAGATTgaattctttttttttttttggctTCCTAGATAGCTGCTACGACCGTGTAATGTCTTGCTTCAATTAATGTTATTATGGATTAATAAAATTGTATGATGATCTCTGCGTAACTGAAATGCTCAGAAATATTTCAGAGATGTCAGTATCTGACATCATAAAAAAAGGTTAATGTCAATTCTTGTATATACGCAACTCAATTAACCATCCTACGTGTCACTTCATAAAAAATATTTAAGACatttctggaactcaaaaaatatCTGGGTCCTAAGGTAACTCATGCCCTTGGAATCCAACAGAAGAAAACGTCTCAAAATATCTTCATCCATAGATTCCTCCGTTCATATTTCAGAGCTTATTTTTAGCTCATCGTGTCATCGGAGATCGACCATGCTACTTACTCCATCCGTTCCAAAATAGTTGTGCTAACATTAATACAAAGCTGAGTTATCTAttttaaaacggagggagtactagttacTGCTTACTACTAGTATTCAGTTGTCCACCACATACAACTTGATGTTAACATAACATAAGGAAATTCTGCACACACACCACCAAGAAATAAGGGGTCTATGGTCAGTTGTACACCTCTGCCATCACAACCTTAATACCGTAGTCCGGGAGGTACAATATAGATGTACCGACGGAGATCATGCTGCGAGGTCACTCTCGGATTTCATCTCCTGAGCTGTTTGCCTGTTCAGTGACAAGTGAGCACAGCTCTTGTTCGAATGTGGTGTAATCAAATTCAGAGTATGCAGTTGCTAGTTTACTCAATCTACACATTAACAATGCCGCGCTAGTTTAGTTTTATCTATGCCCAGGTCATTAACGTTAGCTGCATGTACAAAATAAGCTCAAAACTTTCATTGCTCTAACTACATGGATGAATGGGAACCTGAGATGCCACAACCACACGAGGCAGGTTGCCTCTGTTTAAAGGAGCTTTTCCTTTATATCAGCTTGCGTGTCACTAATTAATGAAAGCATGTGCACGGTTTTTTGTTGTTTATGTGGCATGGAGTTTATGAGGAAAGAGATGtttgtggtaacataatatgttactgtaacataacacaccccgaggtaaaatgagtctatatctcaattagtgaagacttgcatgttatcatccatatgttactacccactaaggtagtaacatagactagtaacatatgcatgttactagtccaagttactcagcACTATGACCAGCCTTGGATTACTATAATAACCATAATAAACAAAGGAAGATACACCTTTTCACGAAATATCAACTGTGCGTCAATTGACTAGGGTAAGTCAcaattcttcttctttttgctaACTACACGTTCTCTACATCCATTAAACAAAAGGACTGATACACAATAAACCTGATATAATAAATTTGCTTACTTAGTAAATTCATATttatgtagtactccctccgtcccacaatgtaagacgtttttgcaaactagtttagcttgcaaaaaccatcttatattatggggcagagggagtatattattAAAAGTGATTGTGGTTTCAGACATGGCCTATGCAATCCAGAGAACGGCGAGCGGAAAAAACTTAGAAACAAGCTAAAAATTCATTACTCACTGTGCCTTCAGCGTATTATTCTGACAAATCAAAACTCTGCCCTTTTCCTCTACCATCTGGAAATGTGCAAACAATACTTAAGATTCTTATGAGTAAAAATGAAAATTGATTACCGCAAAAGTACTTAATTAACACATTTCAAACCTCAACATCACTGAAGCTTCTAATGTTGTTAACATATTCATCGGTGTTCTGCCTTTTTTGAGCCCTTTCCCCTCCAGTCACTGAGTGTGAGTTTCTTCTTTTGGATGGTTCTGCCTCCTTGGCCCGACATTCAGGCGCTGGTGCTGGCAGCATTTCATGGGCAGAATTATAGCCACTCAGCAAACTTGTTCTATGCATAGAGCAGAAATCAGTCCCATATGCTGCACTCATGTTACATCCTAGAACCATGCAGCGTCGGCCGCCACCATGTTTGATACAATAATCAGTTCGCCCTTGTGCACTTTTCCCGCATCCTTGAAACTTGCAACGCCTTCCCCCACCATGCGCAATGCAAAAATCCGTGTTCCCTTGAGCACCCTTCCCACAACCATCATATTTACATCTCTTGCCGCCACCGTGCTTCACACAACGGTCTGTGCGGCCTTGACTGCCACTACACGCTCCCTTGGTGCATCCACTGACAGCACAGCCCCTCTTTTTGTGCATCCTTGAACCATGGCAAATGCATAGAGGTGTGCCTCCATGTGCAACATTTGTACAACCTTGAACCATGCAGCCCTTTGAAGCACTGTCGTGGTTCTTGCAATACCTTGTACTTCCCTTGGATGTATCTTCATCAGTGGTCAAATCAATAACATCTAATTTGACATAATACTCATCATAGTCCAAGTCAATATAATCCACTAATGTCATTACTGAACCTGAAACAACAAAAGGGTGTGAGTGATAGGCATGAACAAATGCAGAAAAAAATAGATGGGTACCATTACCAATTTATCAAACTGTCAAAGATAAAAGGTGCTGAGAAAACAAAGGCATCGCTGCATTTCTAACCATATCTCTGTTATTATTAACTTTAATATAAAATGATTGAGCTGGTGGTGACGGTGGCTCCACCTTGGAGGATCCTGTCCAATGTGGATGGATATGTGCACATGTACGATGTTTATATAATTCTACGTGCCTTACCGGTCAGATGCAAACTTTCAACAAGTTATAATTACGTATGTGTTCTAAATAGACTGGCCAGTACTATATTTGCTAAGTGATATTATATTTGCATGATTGAATATGGTTTTCTCAAGGAATATGTCTTAACCAAGTAGACACAAGTAATGACGAAACTAGATTTCTTCAAAAGCTTTATATCCCCCTTTCACGTTTGTGGACTGGATAATTCTGAAAGCGCCACTATTTGGGGGAGCATTCCATAGAGAATGTGTAAGAAATTTTCATGGATGATATGCTAACATAGCTGAAGGTGACGATAATGCTTGATAAAGCAGGTACTATCACTGATGTGTGCAGCACACTCATGAAACGGTTTGCCACCTTATCCTACATTCCCATGCTCTCTGATAGGTTTCGAATCATCAAGATTTGCCGATACCTACACGACATCTTTTTCCCCGGACAACAATGTGTAGGCGTCATCCTTCAGAAAGGTTTGGGGAGTAGCAGTTATTGATATTCTCAGGGATATGCGCTTGACAAGAAAATGATGTTAACACACTAATTCATTCGGTTGGATAAAAATTGAAGCCTTCTAATACACTTCCTAATCTCCTTTTTCCCAGCCTACGGCGCACCTGTTTCTGGTCTCAGCTGTCGTACGTTTTCTCCCGTCCCAATCTATGTAAATACCCTAGCTTCCTCGGGTCCTAATTTACAAAAATTCGAAGGCAGATCCCATTTCCCTCAATTTTGAGTTGATTCGCACTCAGCGAAGCGGCGAAGCAAATAAACAACGCAAAAGGTTCAATTGATCAATTCCATGGAAATTCTCCAAGTTTGAAACCGGCTAGCAAGACCTCCAGGTTCGGCTATTATTTATCCTATTTTATCAGCATTACTTCCCACATTGATCGATCCTCCAAAAACTCACGTGACAGAAAAGTAAAACAAAAACTCAATAGAGAAAGCAAAACTCTTGCGAACAATCCGAGAAAGTATAGCTAAGGCGGTTCCTCTATGAAAAGAACAAACCTGCGGGAGTCCGGGTAGATCTTCGCGGAATCCACGCCCAGCCCGGTACTGCGGGAGTCCGGGGATGGCGGCTGGCTTGCTTATGCTTTGAGGCAGGATGCCTTGAGGCGAGCTCGCCGGAATGAGGAGAGCAAGGAGGGGTTTTGATGGCGTCAGCAGATTCGAGAGACTTCTGTATGAAACAGGGTTGATCGGCTGAGtacttagagcatctctagccgcGCCCAACAAGGCCCCCACCCAACCCTTTTTTTATCGCCAGCATCAAAAAAATCGACCCAGCCGTATCCTCAGAGGCCCAATTTTCGCCGGTTAGGGTTGAATTTGGCGCCGGCGAACTCTAGCCGAACCTGGCGCGCTCGGGGCGCCGGGGGGCGCCGGCGAAGCGGTTGTTGGCGCGAAAACAAGTGGGCCCGCTGAGTCGGCGCATTCATTGTCCTCATCACCTCGGTTCCTGCAGGAATCAATGCGAAGGTTGTCGCGCTGCCGCGCcggtcagccttccattgatCCCTCACGGGCGGAGCAGTGAAGGCGCGCCGACGCGTGTCCCGCCCGCTCCTGCCACGCGTACAAAGGCGGCCGCCCTCTCACCGCCCACCCGTGGCTATAAAAGCCTCACTCCCTCGTCGGTGAACGCACACTCCCTCGCCATAGACCCTCTCCACTCTCGCCGCCGACACCCCTCTCGCCCTCTCACCGCCGACGCGCGTCTCCCCCGCCGACGACCATGGCTGAGTGCTACCTAGGCGACGGTGCGGtggccaacggcttcggccgccgccacctgcATGAGGACGAGGCATGCCTCCTTTACGAGGCCGACTACCCGACGCCGCTGGACATGCGGGTGCCGGGCTCGTGGAGGCTAAGCGCCGGCGGCGTCCCGGTGCCTCCGGCGCACACCAATGCTGATTGGCGCGCCGAGATTGCGCATCCGGTCGTCGCTGCTGGAGCAAGCACGGAACCAGTCGCGGTACGCCCACGACAGCCACGCTATGGACGGCGTAGTTCGACCGCCGCCACGAAGACCAGCTCGCCTCCACGAATGGCGTCGAGCCTCGCGGCCGCCTCAACTCTGAGGAGCGGCGCCGATGGTGGGGCGTCCCCGGGCGCACCCTCAAAGCCATCCTCAAGCACATTGAGGCCGGCAAGACGCCGCGCTTGAAGTacccggcgccccctccttctcTCACCGTTGCGGCAGCTCTTGAACGTCGCGACGAATGGAGACGGCGACCTCCTCGTCGTCGGGCTCCCTTTCCTCCGGATCGCCGGCGCTCCGCCCCGTCAAGCCGGAGTAGCAGGAGACACCGCTCGGGCGCCGCACCCGCGGCGGCgccctcgtcatcaacgagggtggCCGTGGcccctctccttcctcttccCGCCTCGTCAGGCGGAAGACTGAGCCGGGGCTGCTCCCCGTGAAGGAGCACAAGGCCATGGCCGCCGCCGACGAGACCGCCCTCAAATGGGCGCGGGAGGACTACGTCCGCGAGGAGATGGTGCGCCAGCACCGAGCCCTCGAGGAGATCACCGCTCGATACCGCAGACGCGAGGTAGGCGGCGTCGTCATCCTTGACGACAGCGACGAGGAGGCACCCGGGCCGTCTAACCCCCCACGCATCGGCGACGCTGGTCAGGCGTGCAATAGGGACAGTGGCGGCATgcaggacgacgacgacgatggcgACTACACCAAGTTCTATAGGCTCCTCAGCATGTAGAAGGCAGGCGGCgacgtagtagtagtagtagcagtagtagtagtatttagttGTCGTTTTAGTCAGTTATTAAATTATGTTTTCagtttttgtacaaatttcaAGGAAATCGCCTAGTTTGGCCGAATTTGTGTCGTGTTTGGCCGAGTTTGGTTTAAAAAAAACGACGTCTGGGGCGGCATTGGGAAACCGACCGCCCCATGCCGGTTTTTTCGCCGGCACGCCCCAGTCGGCGCTATTTCAAGccactggggggggggggtcgaacGAGTGGGGATGCTCTTACAACATCTTACCAGATCCCGCAAAAGCTCATCTCCCGTAAAATTCCGGCTGTTTTGCAGGTTCTCGGTCATTTTTAACCTAACAAATCCGATAAAAGAAGTCGGACCCATAAAAAATTATAAGTGGCCTGCATAtctgatatgtccattttgcatcatgttttcctactgttatttatagtgttttCAATTAATATAACACTATGTGGaataattctaatgccttttctctcacaaTATGCAacgtttacataaagagggagattaccggcagctggaattctagaccTGAAAAAGTTATGTCAGCGATACCTATTccgcacatctccaaatgagctgaaatttgacggagatttattttggaatatataaaattTATTGGAgaaaagaagtaccagagggggccacccaggtgCCCACTAAGCACCAGTGCACGCCTACCTCCTAACGCGCCCTAATGGGTAGTGGGGCCCCTGGCCAGCTTCCGGTGCCCATCTTATGGTATATAAGCCAATTTGCCCtaaaaaaataaagagaggactttcgggatggagcgtcGAGTCTTTGGTGGAGAGATTCTgccggggatacttccctccgggagggggaaatcaaaacCATCGTCATTACCAACAACACTCTCATCGTGGGagggccaatcttcatcaacatcttcaacaacagcatctcatctcaaaccctagttcatctcttgtattcaatctttgtatcaaaacctcatattggtacctgtgggttgctagtagtgttgattacatcttatagttgatgctagttgatttatttggtggaaga
This genomic window from Aegilops tauschii subsp. strangulata cultivar AL8/78 chromosome 4, Aet v6.0, whole genome shotgun sequence contains:
- the LOC109785078 gene encoding uncharacterized protein, which produces MTLVDYIDLDYDEYYVKLDVIDLTTDEDTSKGSTRYCKNHDSASKGCMVQGCTNVAHGGTPLCICHGSRMHKKRGCAVSGCTKGACSGSQGRTDRCVKHGGGKRCKYDGCGKGAQGNTDFCIAHGGGRRCKFQGCGKSAQGRTDYCIKHGGGRRCMVLGCNMSAAYGTDFCSMHRTSLLSGYNSAHEMLPAPAPECRAKEAEPSKRRNSHSVTGGERAQKRQNTDEYVNNIRSFSDVEMVEEKGRVLICQNNTLKAQQTAQEMKSESDLAA